The genomic stretch CCTGGACTTCAGGTCTACTAGCGAGGACCTCTGAGGCTGCGCTGGCTCAGGGCTGTCAGGCTCCTGCTCTCCACCACCCAGCATGTCCTTCATCACCTGCCGTGACACACGTGCCTGGAATGCTCTGTGTGCGTGAGGGTTAGAGTCAGCCTTTGCCCAAACAGAGGATTTCAGAAACTATATATTTCAATGCTCCGAGATCGCAGGCGCACTTGTGGTACTGATGGAGCTTATCAGCAGGTTCAGCCCCGCACTTAAAGCCCTCCTGGTAAACGCTGTCCGCCTTCTTAGAGTCCCCATGTTTCTCCAACTCCTCAGACCAGGCGATGTACAAGGCTGCCTGCTGGACACCGATACCCTGCCCGTGCATGTAATTGTACATGTCCAGGGGCTCAGTGCTATTCTCTGCCTGAAAGCAAGTGGGGCATTAGCACACCTGTCCAATTGCTCCACCTACTGAATAAGCATCCCGTGGGAAAAGCGGAGCAACTTACAAATTTGATCCAGAGGTTGACGTAGCGAGAATCATTGTGGTACTGTGTCTCATCCACAAAGCGTTTGACTGCCCTCTCCAACAGCACAGAAAGATTACTCTCCTTTCCTCCCTGAGGGTACGTCTGCTGAGTCCATTTGATGTACCTGAGGAATGATTACATGATACTATGGACCGTGTCCTGGATCAAGCGCATTCCAGCTGCTTCATATTTACATCAGTTCAACAAATAcatcctatttatttatttattcaaaaagCTACCTACCTGTCCCAGACATCAAGTGGATCATCTCCACTGTATAATCGGAGCTCAGACTCAAAAGCCCttaaaaaaaggggggaaaaaaatctgttttataCTCAACAACATTCAGATACAGAAATAAACAACCCGCGTTGTGGGAAGTACAGGTGACACCTAGCGGAAGATGTTTAATTGCTACCAGTCACTTAATCACTACTACCTACAGCAAAATGATACGCAGCATCACCCCTAATCTGCCCAGCAGGAAGGTATCCCAGGCAATGGCTAATGTTACTTTCATTAGAGACCGAAAACACCATCTGTCCGGGATTCAGCAATTCAGACTCCCGTGTAAACAAGACGTGCCCATACTGTTTCTGTTGCTGAATGGCAGCGTATCCCGCGCCGTCCTGCTGGCTCAGTGCTTGGTGCAGGGCTGAAATGGCTCGACCACGCCTCAGCGGCTGAATATTCTCCTTGCACAGCTCCCACTCGGCTTCCCCCTCAGCCATGGCGAAGCTGTAAAGCTGCAAATCTGCCAGAGCACGGAAAACATGAGCTACCACTTAGACCGCGTGCATCTTCGCACGACACTAGGAGCAACCATGTCAATTAGCTGTTAGCTAAATAACCTCGCACCAATCGGCCAAAACATATGTCATATAGACACAGAAACACGACATTTAAATTGAGCAACTTTATATTTAGCCATAATAAATTAACAAGAAATcattttttctaaaaatctgcAGTGACAATAATATCACATCATCATACATTAGCTTATTAAATGTTGGAAATAACAACGCTAACATTGAATACTAATTGCTGCTTactcaaaataaatatatgtacCAACCTGCTTAAAACTGACCAGAATAATCTGAAGTTTCCCAGAGGGACACCGCTCTGCTGTCTACGGATCAAGCCCCTTCAAAAATTTAAACGAAAACCGCCAGAAAAGCGAAGCTGATTGGACGGCCAGGTCCAAACGGTACTTCCGGATATACGGAATTTAATCTTTTTAGTACTGTATATTTTCAGCGCAAATAACACAAATTATATATGACGCCACCCGCTTAAACCTATAATGCAGCGATATACTTCAAAATTCTATAACACTAACAAAAACATTGATATACATATATTAGCTGAACGTACCCACCCCTACGCCCTGTACGGACCATGGGAAATGGAGTTCGATGTGTGTCTGCGTTTCATAATTTTAAACTTGTAAACTGTACTTTCTGTTCATATTTTACAAAATTACGTTTGTAAAAGGAGACGTTATACAAGCAACGTTATCAGTTGTAGCTGAGTATAATGACATGGTGGTGTTATTTTTTCATTCATAAGTTTACTTTTTGCTGCGATGGgtcggcgccccatcctgggttgctccctgctttgtgcccgtaGCATCCGTCATTCCCCGCCACCCTgaaaaggataagcggttacagaaaatgaatggatagatagatagatggatggatggatggatggatggatggatggaaggatggatggatggaaggatggtcGGTCGGTCGAGTTTTTACTAGAAAACTACGTGTACCATGATGCAACGGGAATGACTTATACTTCCGTTATGTGTTCTTGCATTAGTTTGCTCTGTCTTGACTAGATTATTGTTCTTCGGCTTGACATGGGGGAAATACTGGATTTTTTCATTTAAACAAAGGCTCCAGATTAGCTTTCGCGTTTAATACGGATACCTCTGACCTGTTCTGGTAATTTGACATCTAGCTCCTGACTTTATGGAGTTTGACAGCGGTCAGGGCTACGCCACGAAAACTATTTTCTTGACTGATTTTTAGTATCATTACATACATTCTGCTTGCAGTTATTTTGGTTCATGAAAAGAGACATGGACAAGCGATGTTACGGATGTGCTTCAAAATTTACGCTATTCAGGAAAGAGGTTTGTAAATACATAGCTTATTTTAAAGGATTTGTTCATTTACGGTGTTTCGTGGTAGCCGACATGACTGCTATTCAGGACCTTTATAAAACTTCCTCCAGTTGTTCAGGTATCTGATtagttgtccttactgtatTCTTAGATGGGCTGTAAGAACTGCGGGCGCTGCTTCTGCTCGGGGTGCCTGGCTTTTACCGTCGTGGTGCAGCGTTTTGGCAGCTCTCCGCAGAAGGTCTGCAAGCAATGTCACGGGAACCTCACAAGGTGGCTTTTAACTCATTTTCCGATATGCATGTTACTTTATCAATGCTGTACGTGGAGTGACATGTAgagcattttatttgtttttaattttatatgtTTTTCAGTGGTGGCACTCAGAACAATGCTGCTAGGTGGTCCCCTCCTGAAAATTACAAAAAGTGAGCATTTATGCGTTGGATGTAGGCCATGTTGGTGGAGGGTATATGAAGAGCAGGAAGGAAACCTTGTGAGTCACGCCATCCTTTTAAATGTGTGCCTTAGGCGAGTGGCTGCTTTGGAGGCCAGACAAGGACATGGAAAAGCATCCTCCACACAAGTGGGAAAACCTATCAGCTCTACTAGGCCAAGCAACTGTCTAAGTAAAGAAGACCAGGTGATTGCAGAGAGACTGCAGAAACTGAAGGAGGACACGAAGCCAAGTAAGAATACATAGTCCTTTGATCGGTTTCTTTGAAAATGCATGACCCCCTCCAACCTCCGATCTATCCCTGTGCAGAATCTCTTCCATCAGAAAAGGAGATTGAGGCTCGTCTGGCTGCACTAAAGGCCCCAGTCCAGCCAGTTCCTTCAGCTAGCGAGATGGAGGACCGTCTGGCTGCCCTGCAGGGGAGAACCCCATCCTCAATGGCTCGTCCTCCTGTGAGTCCGGCTGCAGACACTTGCATATCCCAGCTGAAGCTCCAGAGACCGTGTTAGCTTTCCGGCGATGCGCTAGCTCCGCAGCTCCTGTGATGGCCGATGTTGTGGCTTGCCATAGGTGCACCAGCCCCCCGATGCCCGCACTCAGGTGGAGCAAGCCAATGACCTGATTACACAGATGACAGAGGAGGTCAACATTGACAGCCAGCAACAGGGGGACTCAGAAGGTACTGTCGTGTCCGATGGGGGGGAGGTGACGAGGAAATCTCTTTACCACCAGAGTGTCTGGGAGTTGTGTTATTGGTTGACCCTCCCTCAATTCAGGCACGGATGGCCCCTTGAATAACCTGAACAAGCCAGTGGGCGGTGGGCTTGAGGAGAACTTAGACGACCCGCAGAGGGCAGCTAAACAGCTGGAAGAGGAGAAGAGTCGACTCCTGGCAGAAGCCATGGAGGACCTGCGTCAAGACCGGCTCAACCAGGAGGAAGTGCTGAAGATGGCCCGTAAACTGGCTCTGCTGAAGGGGCTGGACCCAGACAGTGGTGCGTCTGCGAAGGGTACCCAGGGGCGCTTTTCCATTGCACTAGGAACTGAACTTTtggtactaaaaaaaaaacagtactgCCCTTTTTACATTGACTTCTGGTGCAGTACCCAAGTACCAAACCAGTTGGGGTACTTGTTTGGTACTTCAGTACTTTGGGATGGGACATGCAAAATATGTTTATTGTTGACTAGTTATGCAAATAACCTGCctcacaaacacaaaataccACTGCCATCTTGAAAATAGTTACGGACTCAGAAAATGAGTATATACAAAGTAAAATAAGAGTAATGATAATGGATGTGTGGACAAATGCAGTCCTGAGGTTTGTGATCGGCTCGGTTGTGATCACGTAATGCTAGGCAAAGCGTATGCACTGCAAGACCTCACTCGTTTATCAAGTcaaaatttataaaaaatttgtgctcgtcttgcaaaacactcgcagaccaagttactcgcaatccaaggttttaaTGTATTTGGAATAGTATCATTTGCTTAAGTATTTAATGGCCTTCTGCAGATTGTTGATTTGGGAGATGGTGCTGTTTTAATCCTATTTGATTTGACAGTATCTTCAGAATATTGCTCTGAGTTGTGTGGCTTAGTCTGTTAGGTGCCTGTGCCCTTGATCAGAAGGTccttggttcgaatcccagcgttggtggggggggggggccttaaccagtgctgctccagggactgtcttcTCTAGCTTTGCAAATTgaatgttgctttggacaaaggtATTAGCTAAATAAGACTTATAGTATAAAATGCAGGGGTATCAGGTAAAATTTTTATAAACGACTATTCTTTAGAATACTATATTTTGTATTCCATATACCCTGAAAGCGAAAGTGAACCATGACGATCATTAAATGATTAGAAGCAATTAATGGGATAGGCTAACAAGCcagaattttttttcttacttgATAGCAACAATATCTGAGTTAATTATTTAAGGACTTGTCAGAGTTCCTTAAAACCAAACCAGGGCTGGTCAGCACAGGGTATTAACAcctcttttttttatttggttGCTTTGCCATGATGCCATTATAAAACTTCTGGGAAAGAAGGCAAAGATgattatattattttgtcatGTTTTTTACTCCTTAACTTTATAGAGCCTTAGCTGCCCTGTAAGACTCCCCATGTCTCCACATCCTGTTGACATCTTTCTCACCCTGAATTCCAGTGTCCAGGGATGATTTCCAGCCCCTTGACAGCGAAGAGGAGACGGAAGAAGAGGCAGCAAACAGAATAATAAGGCAGGTGTGTAACAGCGTGCAATGCTAGCGAGATTCACCTGCTAATAAGGCATGCGTCTCACTGGCAAAACATAGCTTCATGGAGAAGTTATATGCATCCTATATAATGAAGCTTGCCACTAGGGGTAGCACTTTAGTCTTAAGAAATTTATGGGCTGTTGCTTACTAACAGATCCATGGTGCCTACGGTGATGCTGCGAGCCTGTTTGAGCTTTGTGTCAAATATATGGATTCTTTTCTTCTTCTAGCTGTCTGAAGAAGCAGCGTTAGACAAGTCCTGTGGCTACAACATCCCACCTGAGCCCCGCAGCTGGCAGACCACAGAGAAGCCTGGGCTCCAGAAAGAGCAGGTCACCTTCTATCACCGCCGCCGAAGCTGTCGTAAGCTTTTCTGAGGAGCAGCTGTTTTAAATAAACTTGTTAAATGGAATGCAGTGTGTGATGACCAAGCACGTTTCCCTTTGAAGGTCCTCTCCTGGTTCACTGAGTCTTCCCTAGGCCCAAACtgccccagtgccccagtgtggGCTGGTGTTGGAAACCTTGGGGGTGGAGTTTAAAGTGACGGTTTTTGTGCCGCACCCGAGATGATGACCTCTCACGTTGCAGAAGTCACGTGCCCAACCGGCCAGCATGATCCAGGGAGCTCACGCCCAGAACTCTGACAGCGAGGACAAGGACGAGCTGCCCTGGTGTTGTATCTGCAACCAAGATGCTACTGTTCGTTGCCTCTCCTGCGATGGGGACCTCTACTGCCAGCGCTGTTTCAGGTACCCCCACCATCAGACAGAGGGCGCTGTTGTGCACATGATGGTTTTGTGGCATGTTGACTCACAGCTCGCTTAATGCTATCCTCAAATGGTTTcggttttaattatttttgtaaATTGTACTTCTGTTCCAGGGAAGGCCATGATGAATTTGACCGAAAGGAGCACCAGGTGACAAGCTACAAGGTGCCACAGAAGTCGAGGAGGCGGAcgtgagagagagcaggagtaAGACCTACTCCCAGTACGACGTTAATAAGAGAGCAGTAGGAAGCCAAGATGGGCCAGTCTCAGTTCTCCCTGATTGTTGACCTATAAAGTCTGATGGTTGTTAAAACCGCATAGGCCTGAATGAGTCCGACTGTGCTGTTAGCCTAGTGTTATGTATGCGTTAGGTAAGTGACCGATGGCGCTTTCTGTTATACTAAGGGATACTGTATGGCAGAGCACTTTTAAGGTACACATTGATTGTGCATTACTGGGAGCTAACTGGGTCTGTTAGCTTTATTTACGAGTAGGATTAGCCACTCTCCATGTTGTATGTAACACTAAATGGGGGGAGGAGTCTTCTCATTTGTAATGTTTCCACTAATCTGCCTTTCAATTAAATTAACTGGGATGGAGCAAgtggtgattttattttttgtattttggacAATGGTTCTGGCCCAGAAGCTCACAGGAATTCTCACCTACAGGAGTAGATGTTCTTGTTTTTTCGTGGATTAAAGGAAAGTTGCTTGATTCAGAACAGCAGTGTGAGGACATTGGAGAGGGGGCGGGTGGGTGGAAAGGCTAGTGGGAAAGTGCACCCCCGCCTTCATTCTGGGAGGTGTCATGAGAGGTGTCACCAACGTTGAGAGAGCCTTCTGGAGACAAACTTCATTCAAATGTTTCTCCAGTCGGGCGCTGTCTGACCACATTCCCACGGACAAAAACTCACACACATGGGACTGAAGAAGAAGTTTCCTGGGTTAACGGACCACAGATATGAGTGAAATCACCCACAGATACACACATTAGTGGAACTCTGGGCGCCTTCATGCGGGCACTATGTTTACGCTCTAGGTACCTTCACGTGACCATGAAGCCATTTATGGTTGTTTCTAATGGTCTGGTATAAAGAGCAAGAGTATCTGCTATCTATATGTTTATCTGAAACACTGGGGGAGTAGATGAGGAGGTTTGGTATTATGTAACCCCTGCAGTGCACTGTGATGTAGGATTCAGTAGGGGGagctaattgtgtgtgtgtgtgtgtgtgtgtgtgtgtgtgtgtgtgtgtgtgtgtgtgtgtgtgtgtttatgtgtgtgtgtgtgtgtgtttatgtatgtgtatatatatatatatatatatgtatgtatgtatgcatatatgtatatatttatgtatgtgtatgtatgtatgcatatatgtatatatttatgtatatatatatatatatatatgtatgtatgtatatttatatatatatatatatatgtatgtatgtatatttatttatatatatatatatatatatatatgtgtgtaaatatgtatgtatttatgtgtatatatgtatgtgtatatatgtatgtatatatatatgtatatatatatatatgtgtatgtatatatatatgtgtatatgtgtatgtatgtaatatataaccatacatatacatattttcACCCGCTGAATCACTGACACTTTCAGCTTTTTCTCCCATGATGCACTTCTGGGCAGCCAAGCAGTTTTCATTGGTCGTTTGAGAGAGAGGTTTATACATCGGGAGTAAAGATTAGCAGGGCTGCAGCATTTACAACTAGAAACCATTCATTTTATTAACACAATATACAACACTGTAATCCAGaacaaaaaatatctatataaatAGGAAACATTGCATTCATGCACTAGTCACAAAATGACATACGGATACATCAAAAGATGAGACCTTCTGTTTTTTGATTCATAGACAAAGGGGCATAATTCCTACCTAATTTCAAAACATGAGACTGTCCATAAATGATGATCAGAAGGCAATCCAAAGCAGGAGTTTGTCCATGAAGACTGTACCCGCCCACGTGTGACACCCCCACGTTAGTCCTGTTAACACAGACCGTACAGACAGACATTCGGGATGGGGGGAGCAGTGGGGCACTGGCTCTTCGCAGTGTATCGAGCGTGTCCTCTCCTCATTTCTTTAGGGACATCTTCCGGAGACCCTTCATCCGGTACAGCAGGCCGTTGATAAAGTCCTAAGAGATAGATGGTCTTGTTTAAGTCACAGAGCTGGGTGCTCACACAACCGGGTGCCCTCAGACCGTCCCACTTCTGAGACGTAACACGAGTCAACCAGGCGCCTAAAGTCTCTAATCAACCACGACGTCATTGTTATTGTTCTCTGTTATGTATTATGCAACTGTGCATCTATTGCCTAATTATGGATCCACTGCATTCTCATGGAGCACTATTGTTACCCTATTTATGGAGGAACTGGCTGTAAAAATGGGCATGCACTGGGCTAGATAACTGTAGCAGggtaatttattattaaatattaatcaTTATTAAATGGTAATTATGATTAGCACCATATTTATCCAGCTGTGCTGTATTGTAATGTCCTGGTAGACACAAAATTGGGTTCgattggtgttttttttctgtttggagctgtttgttgtgagtaATACATACTCCTACTGGGAGTCTTTTGAGTATTCTTAGTCCTCAGTGCTCTGCTTCATAGCTAGCTTATTTGCTAGCTATGAAGGCGTCCGCTTGATGGCTTACCTCCTTCGGCTTGCCACATTCTTGTAGGAGCTCCTGTGAATGGAGAAACGTGTTAAAAGTGTGTCCCATGACAGAGCGAGGCACTGCCCCCTTACTGCATCTTGGAAGTCTTGCGCAACGCAAAGCAGATCAGATCAGTGAAGGGCGACGGGAGCAATCAGCCCACCCCCCGTGCCGCGTGTTCCCGTACGCAAGCAAAGTCGCAGCTGGCAGCCGTCCTGAAGCACTCCCGATACGACGGGTTTCGACAAGCAAGCCAGAGACTCGGCTCGGGTGTAGACTGGCAACTCACGTGCAGCTTCGATCT from Brienomyrus brachyistius isolate T26 chromosome 14, BBRACH_0.4, whole genome shotgun sequence encodes the following:
- the zfyve19 gene encoding abscission/NoCut checkpoint regulator — encoded protein: MKRDMDKRCYGCASKFTLFRKEMGCKNCGRCFCSGCLAFTVVVQRFGSSPQKVCKQCHGNLTSGGTQNNAARWSPPENYKKRVAALEARQGHGKASSTQVGKPISSTRPSNCLSKEDQVIAERLQKLKEDTKPKSLPSEKEIEARLAALKAPVQPVPSASEMEDRLAALQGRTPSSMARPPVHQPPDARTQVEQANDLITQMTEEVNIDSQQQGDSEGTDGPLNNLNKPVGGGLEENLDDPQRAAKQLEEEKSRLLAEAMEDLRQDRLNQEEVLKMARKLALLKGLDPDSVSRDDFQPLDSEEETEEEAANRIIRQLSEEAALDKSCGYNIPPEPRSWQTTEKPGLQKEQKSRAQPASMIQGAHAQNSDSEDKDELPWCCICNQDATVRCLSCDGDLYCQRCFREGHDEFDRKEHQVTSYKVPQKSRRRT